The window CAAAAGACTTTTATTTTTAGGATGAAAGATAAAAAGAGCCAAGTGATAAAAGATTATTGCAATACAGAAACCAAAAACAAAGATGTCTACAAAACGTTTATCTAAAATCGATTTCTCCATAGCTTCTTTAGTGCCTATACTGATCGGATGATAAATTCCTCCGCGTGAATGGGCAAAGTTTGAAACTTGAATTGCAATATAAATTTCGGTACGGCCATGAGGAATATCATAGATAATATCATCCATACCGGTTTTTGAATTTTCTTTTGAAGAAGCAGGATTACCTGCCCTCATAACTTCCTCTCCGTCAACAAAAAAGGCCCAGGCCGAAACGGGGGACGCAGTTTTTAAGGTAAGCTTAGGAGCTTTTTGCGGCAATAAAATTTTAAATGTATAGGTTCCGCTTCCTAAATTTGAAAGCTTTGTTCCGTCTGAAAGAACAGCTTTGTTCCAGTCCATAGGACATTGAATAAATACTTCGGCTTTTTCAATATCCTCTTTTGAAAAAACGAACTTATTATTGTAAAAGCCCGTTTCACCGTTTAATGTTAAAATCGGTGAAGACCTAAAATCGGCATTTCGTAGGTCTAAAATACCTCGTTTTATTTCTTCAGAAAAACATGATAAGCCTATCGATAAAAAAAGGCATAAAGCCGCAAAAAATTTTATCGGCTTTTTTTCTTTGTTTTTTAAATCTCTAAGAGTTTTGTTCCTGTATTGCAGCAGGATTTTGCACATTTTGAACTTCATTTTCTTCTCCCTCTTCACTTTCTGATATCAAATTCTTACATTCAACTATTTTTCCCATAAACACATCAGTTATGGTACGGATTTTTTCCGGTTCCTTAACCGTCTCCTCAACTTTATTTTCCGGTTGAGGCGGAATATATTCTTTTAAAATTAATTTAATTTTTTTTCCTGTAATTTCAGAAATAGAGTCGATAACCGTATCCTTTTGTTTTTGAATCAGCGTATAGTCAAACGAGCTGCGGGCAAAAAGTGTAAGGCTGTCTTCTTTTAAAATCCAATCCTTACTTTGACCTACAGCAGAAGACAATATCCCGCTCTTTTCTAAAAGAGCTTCAATTAAAGGTTCTTTTAACTCCTCTACATTATTAAAAGCGTTCTCTACACTGCGGACAGTCTGAAGTACGGTTTCTTGTGCCTCATCTTTTTTTTCAAAAGAAACATTATCTGAAGGCACATTATTTGAAACCGGCTGTTTCTCTTCATTTTTTTTTTCGGTAAACACGTCCAATTTATTGTCCCGTCTTAAAACGGCCTTAAATTGTTCGGTCAAACTGCCCGCATTGTCAAAAGGGCGCGGAGACTCCTTAGGCCGACTTTCCTCGCGATGCGGAAGAGGTCTTCCTGTTTCAACATCCGTCCTTCGGCTTGAAATAAGGCTCTTAGCTGCGTCAAAGGCGGTTTTTAAATCGGCAGGTGAGACATAATCGCCAAGCCAAGAAAGACGCGAAACGGCAAGCTCTAACTCATATCTTTGATCAATAGAAAACCTTAGGTCCTTAAAAAGTTGGAGCATTATACTTAGGGCTCTTTCTATTTGCACAGCCTCCCAGCCTTGCAGGATATCCTGCGGAAAGCGGTCGGCTCTTTGCCCGATAAGAGCTTCCTTTGTAATACCGTGCTTTACAAGTAAAAGGCTTCTAAAATAATCCGCACAATCCGAAACTACCTGCTCGACCGAGATTCCTCCCTGCAAAATTCCGTCCAAGATAGACAGGGCTTCTTGACCGTTTTTTGCAACACAGGCCGACACAAGCTTATTGATTGAATCGACGCCTGTAAGGCCGAGCTTTTCGTGTATCTTCTCAAAGGTTATATGCCCGTCCGAAAAGGCTGCAACTTGGTCAAAAAGAGTGTAAGCATCCCTTACGCTTCCGGTTGCCTCGCGGGCAATCCAATAAAGGGCCTCATCATCGGCACTTATCCCCAGCTCTGCAGCGGCATCTGCCAAGGCCTGCTTTAGTATCTCTATCGATACGAGCTTAAAATTAAACTGCTGACAGCGGCTTTTAATTGTTGCCGGAACCTTATGAATTTCGGTGGTCGCAAAAATAAACACGACATAAGGAGGAGGCTCCTCTATCGTCTTTAATAGGGCATTAAAGGCACTTGTCGAAAGCATGTGAACTTCGTCAATTATATAAATTTTATACCTGTTCGAATTCGGAGGAAATAAAATCTCATCTTTTATCTGTCTTACATCATTTACACTCGTATTTGAAGCACCGTCAATTTCGATTACATCCAAACACGAACCGGCAGTAATTTCCTCACAAGAGGTACAATGGCCGCAAGGCGTAGGCCTAGGTCCCTCGGCACAGTTGAGCACCTTGGCCAAAATCCTGGCCGAACTTGTCTTTCCGCATCCCCTCGGACCCGAAAAAAGATAGGCATGGGCTATCTTACCTGCCTCAATCGATTTTTGCAATGTTGCGGCAACGAATTCCTGACCCAGCAAATCTTCAAAACGCTGAGGCCGCCTCCGTGTCGCTGTTACTTGATATTCCATAGCTGACAGTATAGCATAAATTAGTCCAAAATTAAACTAGGCAACACATTCAATTTTCTATTAGAACTTACTTGAAAAAAAATATATTTTCTTTTAGTATTTTTGATATTCTTTTACAAAAAAACATACAACAATAGTAGAGGTGATAGTTATGAAAAAATTAAGGAAAATTTTGACTTTATCTATTTTTATATGTTTTTGTTTCATTTTGTGCGCCTGCACGGGATGTACAAATGTATTCCGCTTACAAAACATCGGAAAAGATGAGATTTCGATTGTAAGCTATAATGCACAGACCTTTTTTGATGCCGTAGAGGACGGCCGGGAATTCAAAGAATTCAAGGGTTCAAAGACAAAATGGTCTAAGGAAAAGTATGCTGAAAGGCTTTTCCGGCTAAAAGAGGCTGTTAATCTTTCATGTCTTGCCCTTGGTTTAGGGGAAAAGGCCATACCGGATATCCTTGTTTTACAGGAAATAGAAAGCCGTGCCGTTATAGATGATTTTTGTAAAATTCTCCCGATGAATAACTCATACAAATACGCAGTCTTTATTCCTCCCCAAAACGGAGGGGCATTCAGCACTGCCCTGCTTTCAAAATTTCCTATAACCGAAACAAAGGTTTTTAATGTATATTCAGGCAAAAGGTCATTGCGGCCCCTGATTGAAACCAGAATTCGGATAGGCAATTCTACGGGGGATAACGAACTGGTGCTCTTAAATGTTCATTGGAAGTCCAAGGTAGGAAACTCCGATACAGACTCCATTCGGAGGCAGCAGGAAGAACAGGCCTATAAAAGACTAAAAGAATTAAAAGCATCAGAGCCTCAAACGCCCTTTATCATATGCGGCGACTTTAATCAGACTCTGGAGGAATTTTCTCTTTTATCCGAATTTGACAACTGCTGGAATATTGAAGCCT of the Treponema denticola ATCC 35405 genome contains:
- the dnaX gene encoding DNA polymerase III subunit gamma/tau, which produces MEYQVTATRRRPQRFEDLLGQEFVAATLQKSIEAGKIAHAYLFSGPRGCGKTSSARILAKVLNCAEGPRPTPCGHCTSCEEITAGSCLDVIEIDGASNTSVNDVRQIKDEILFPPNSNRYKIYIIDEVHMLSTSAFNALLKTIEEPPPYVVFIFATTEIHKVPATIKSRCQQFNFKLVSIEILKQALADAAAELGISADDEALYWIAREATGSVRDAYTLFDQVAAFSDGHITFEKIHEKLGLTGVDSINKLVSACVAKNGQEALSILDGILQGGISVEQVVSDCADYFRSLLLVKHGITKEALIGQRADRFPQDILQGWEAVQIERALSIMLQLFKDLRFSIDQRYELELAVSRLSWLGDYVSPADLKTAFDAAKSLISSRRTDVETGRPLPHREESRPKESPRPFDNAGSLTEQFKAVLRRDNKLDVFTEKKNEEKQPVSNNVPSDNVSFEKKDEAQETVLQTVRSVENAFNNVEELKEPLIEALLEKSGILSSAVGQSKDWILKEDSLTLFARSSFDYTLIQKQKDTVIDSISEITGKKIKLILKEYIPPQPENKVEETVKEPEKIRTITDVFMGKIVECKNLISESEEGEENEVQNVQNPAAIQEQNS
- a CDS encoding endonuclease/exonuclease/phosphatase family protein, giving the protein MKKLRKILTLSIFICFCFILCACTGCTNVFRLQNIGKDEISIVSYNAQTFFDAVEDGREFKEFKGSKTKWSKEKYAERLFRLKEAVNLSCLALGLGEKAIPDILVLQEIESRAVIDDFCKILPMNNSYKYAVFIPPQNGGAFSTALLSKFPITETKVFNVYSGKRSLRPLIETRIRIGNSTGDNELVLLNVHWKSKVGNSDTDSIRRQQEEQAYKRLKELKASEPQTPFIICGDFNQTLEEFSLLSEFDNCWNIEAYRAAAQEGSQPAGSYFYKESWEGIDHFFYSDNLSDGKNFDLSFFCVINLKPLTDTSGKPDKYSVYSGKGYSDHLPIGIILKRQ